The following are encoded together in the Lactuca sativa cultivar Salinas chromosome 1, Lsat_Salinas_v11, whole genome shotgun sequence genome:
- the LOC111885270 gene encoding acylsugar acyltransferase 3, whose amino-acid sequence MNIQQWPGATNKYILIIMVSKLLRFTRRQLHTIVSRDIIKPSSPTPSHLKTYNLSLFDQLAVNAYMPVVAFYPSSSIFQSSHDKTLELKNSLSRTLNQYYPFAGRLAKSYPTYVNCHDDGVEFIEANNDSRLSDFLHHSDHEDLDQLFPDDLIWYKSNHKGDNDENESTSPLSVQVNHFSCGGVAVAVSLSHRIADGSSIFNFLNHWATVTRSRSPEHHDLSHMNPHFLSYKTRDVKLPKNMPDRSQGDYVTRSFVFPNSKINNLKAKITSMSMESGEPIMNPTRAEALTWLIHKCAVAAASKTNSGILKPTGVGQIMSIRNNLAESLPETSIGNLYLLMEFPTRDESELTPHNIIGELRKRKKEFRSIKNMETALGIVGEVCSDHAAMLQTSKRVDDYYIYTLINRFPTYGIDFGWGKPIKVTVGGVVKNLIIMMNTPNEDGIDALVSLDRQDMNIIQNDPELLAFC is encoded by the coding sequence ATGAATATACAGCAATGGCCAGGTGCAACTAATAAATATATCTTGATCATAATGGTGAGCAAGCTCTTAAGATTTACCAGAAGACAACTTCACACCATTGTCTCTAGGGATATCATCAAACCCTCTTCCCCAACCCCTTCTCACCTCAAAACATATAATCTTTCGTTGTTTGATCAACTTGCTGTGAATGCATACATGCCTGTTGTAGCATTCTACCCAAGCTCTAGCATTTTTCAAAGTTCCCATGATAAAACCCTTGAGCTGAAGAACTCCTTGTCACGCACCTTAAATCAGTATTATCCGTTTGCTGGTAGGCTGGCCAAATCTTACCCGACATACGTTAACTGCCATGACGATGGAGTTGAGTTCATTGAAGCAAACAACGACAGTCGACTTTCCGACTTCCTCCACCATTCAGACCATGAAGATCTAGATCAACTCTTTCCAGATGATCTTATATGGTACAAGTCAAACCACAAAGGTGATAATGATGAAAACGAAAGCACTTCACCTTTGTCTGTTCAAGTCAACCATTTTTCATGCGGAGGAGTAGCCGTTGCAGTATCTCTGTCGCACAGGATTGCAGATGGAAGCAGTATTTTCAATTTCCTCAATCACTGGGCTACAGTGACACGATCTCGTTCACCAGAGCATCATGATCTATCGCACATGAATCCGCATTTTCTTTCCTACAAGACTAGAGACGTTAAGTTGCCTAAAAATATGCCTGATAGATCACAAGGTGACTATGTCACAAGGAGTTTTGTGTTTCCTAACTCAAAGATAAACAACCTCAAAGCCAAGATCACAAGCATGAGCATGGAATCTGGAGAACCGATCATGAACCCTACACGAGCCGAAGCCTTAACATGGCTAATTCATAAGTGCGCAGTGGCAGCAGCTTCTAAAACCAACTCAGGGATTTTGAAGCCAACAGGAGTTGGTCAAATAATGAGCATTAGAAATAATTTAGCAGAGTCGTTGCCTGAAACAAGCATAGGAAATCTTTATCTGTTGATGGAGTTTCCAACAAGGGATGAAAGTGAACTAACTCCACATAACATCATTGGTGAACTCAGGAAAAGAAAGAAGGAATTTCGGAGTATAAAGAATATGGAAACTGCATTGGGAATCGTTGGTGAGGTGTGTTCTGATCACGCTGCTATGCTTCAAACGTCAAAAAGAGTTGATGACTATTACATCTATACCCTTATAAACAGGTTTCCTACATATGGGATTGATTTTGGGTGGGGTAAACCCATAAAAGTAACTGTTGGTGGGGTTGTGAAGAATCTTATTATAATGATGAATACTCCGAATGAGGATGGCATCGATGCACTCGTGTCTTTGGATAGACAAGACATGAATATAATTCAAAACGATCCTGA